The following is a genomic window from Bacteroidia bacterium.
TCGCCGCCTTTGAGCTTCTTGTAGCCCTCCCCTTCGATGACTTTATAGTGGACGAACACATCTCCGCCATCTTCCGGTTTTATGAAACCGAATCCCTTGGCGTTGTTGAACCACTTGACGACACCCTGTTCCATGCGGCCTCCTTGTACAAACGGTGGTTGGACTGACAGAAATCCACGGGCACACACGTGCGGCGCCTTTTGAAGACGCATGCGGCGCAATGTGATCCGCGCGTTACGAAGCGGGCTGGGATGATCTCCTGATGGGGACGGATTTTTGACCTAAAATAACCCGCGAAATGACTTGACGCAAGTACTTTCAGGTGTTCGGGAAAGAAAAACTCGATCTATCGTGTCACGATACTCGGTCCAATGGTTTGTGTACACAGCCGTCAACGAAGGAGGAGGGCCGACGAAGCGTACACAGACGGCAATCCTTTGTGAGGTCCCCGGCACACAGGATTGGTAAGGGATACAGCGGTCCTGATTACTCAGCACGGTGGTGTTTCACACCCCAGCAGGATAGGGAATCTTTGGTTTCACCCTGCTCCGTGCGCGAAGGAAGGACGTCGCAGTACCGCAAACAGCCCGCAGTCGCGGATACGCGCGGTGAGACGTTGCGGCAAGACGAAAGACGCTCTCAGAAATCCTTTTTACTGAACATCCACCAGGCGAGCGCGAACATCGCGCAGGCGAACAGCCCGCTCGTCCACAGCGGCTCCCAGGGGATGTCGAGATGCAGCACCATGGACGTCGAGACTTTGGAGATGGCGTCGGGCTTGGGGAGAGGATAGTAGAAAAAATCCATCACGGTCTTGACGGTGTCGTTGCCGGTGAGCTCCGCGAGTGTCCGGCGGTTCTCGAGTACGGGATCGACGAGAAAGACATGCGCGTAAATGACGATCATGCTCAAAGCGGAGCTGCGCGTGGCGATGCTGAGCACCATCATCGCGGAATAC
Proteins encoded in this region:
- a CDS encoding cold-shock protein; translation: MEQGVVKWFNNAKGFGFIKPEDGGDVFVHYKVIEGEGYKKLKGGELVDYEAQEGPKGMQAVVVRRHAPEDAS